GCACCTGCATCAGGCGGCCCGTCAGACGCAGGCACGGCTGGAGCGGCAGACGCACGTGCATCTCGTCCGACGGCTGGTATCCGTAGACGGCGATGCCGGGCCGGACCATCTCCAGATGGGTCTCGGGGAGGTCCACAAGGGCGGCGGAGTTTGCGGCGTGAAGGAGCGGCGATTTCGCATTTCGGATTTCGGCTCTCGGATCCCTGTGCCCCGCCATTCGCAGCCCGCAATCCGCAATCGCCCGGCGGAAACAGGCCAGTTGCTCGAGGGTGTGGGCCTTGTCGGCGGCGTCGGCCAGGGCGAAGTGGGTGTAGAGGCCCGCCAGCTCGAGGCTCGGCTCGGCGCGCACGCGCTCGGCCAGCGCCGGGACCTGGGCCGCCGGCACGCCCGAGCGGCCCATGCCGCTGTCCACCTTCACGTGCACGGCGGCCCGGGCGTTCACGTGGCGGGCCGCCTCGGCCACGAGGCGCACCTCGGCGGGCGCGGTCAGCGTGAGCCACACGTCGTTGGCCACGAGCTGAGCCAGGGCGTCGCGCAGTTCGGCCCCCTCGCCGTAGGCGCAGGCCGAGAAGAACAGGAGGATCGGCTTGCGGAAGCCGCGGTGGCGCAGGCTCACCGCCTCCTGGGGCGTGGCCACGCCCAGCACGTCGGCCTGCTCGGCCAGCACATCGAGCACCAGTTGGAGGCCGTGCCCGTAGGCGTTGGCCTTTGCGGCGACGCACAGCTTCACGCCGGGCGCGAGGCGCCGACGCAGCATCTGGAGGTTGTGCCGCAGCGCCGCAGCGGAGATCTCGGCGGTAAGGTAGCTCTCCACGGCGATTCCTTCCGTCAGGCCTGCGAACCTCCCGCGGGTTCGGAATCCGCGGAAGGTCGGCGCGCTTCGCGTGCCAGGGGCAGTTCGACCGCCGAGCGGATGTGCAGGCTGCGCTGTGGGAACGGGACCTCGATGCCCTCGGCCTCGAAACGGTCCTTGATCGCCATGTTCACCTCGTCGCGGATGCGGAACTGGTCGTGGTAATCGTTTACCCAGTAGACCAGCATGAGCTCGAGCGCCGACTCGCCGAAGCCCGTGAAGAACACGGCGGGCGGCGCCGGCTCGCGCCGCACCTCGGGGTGCGCGTTCAACACGTCGAGCAGGACGGCCTTGGCCTTGCGCAAGTCGGTGCCGTAGGCCACGCCCAGGGGGGCGCGGATCTTGAACTGGGGGTCGGGCGCGCTGAAGTTCACGATCTGCGCCTTGGCGATCTCGGCGTTCGGCACGGTGATCACCGTGTGGTCGAACGACAGCACGCGGGTGCTGCGCAGGCCGATGTCCAGCACGTCGCCCGTCTGCCCGCTGCCGAACTGAATGCGGTCGCCGGGCTTGAACGGGCGGTCAATCATGAGCACGAAGCCGGCGATCATGTTGGCGATGGTCTCCTGGGCCGCGAAGGCCACCGCCAGCGACATCACGCCCGCCGTGGCCAGTAGGCCCGTGATCTGCACGCCGAAGTGGTCGAACACCACCGTGGCGGCGATGAAGAAGAACACGAACTTCGCCAGCTTGCGGAAGAGGACGAGGAACTGGCTGTCCACATGGGCCTTGGTCCTGGCGGCCACGTCGTGGCTGTACCAGTCCATCACCGCATGCGCCACGCCGTAGGCCAGGCCCGTGATGCCGAGCACGAGCGCGATGTAGAGCGCGCCCTGGAAGAGGCCCCAGGCGGGATGGTCGGTGACGGGGGGCAGGCCGCGGAAGCTCATCTTCGCGCCCATCTCGGTGAGGGCCAGGAACGTGACCCACCGCATCGGGCCGCGCGTGGCCTCCAGGATGCCCACGTCCAGCGTCGTCTTCGTGCGGCGCGCGATGGGCAGGAGCGCGTGGTCCCACACCCAGTGGACCACCTTGGAGGCCACCAGGGCGCCCGCGAGCCAGATGCCGAACGAGATCCAGCCTCTTGCCAGCGGGGAAAGGTTCAGCGTGGCGGCCGCCGGCGCCGCCTCCTGGGCCCGGGCGGCCCGCGCGCCAAGAGCGGCGAGGGCCGCGGCCCCCGTCTTCGCTGCTGCTGGGATCCAGCGGCGCCCTGTGAGCTTGTGTTGGGAGGTCAAAGGCGTCTCCTGTCACCCGGCCCCCACGATCCGCCGCACGCGCTCGTCGGCGGCGAGGGGCTCGCCCTGGTCATCCACCACCTTCACCGCGCCGTGCACCAGGCGCGTGGGCCAGCGCAGGGCCTCGCGGAACTCGTCCCGGCACGCCCACAGGTAGGGCGCAGGCAGGAAGCCGAGGGCGAAGGCGCGGTAGAGGCCCTGCGCAGTGTACGGATTCGACACCGCAGCTTCAATGGCCCGAAGCACGGTGCGGCTCTCGGCCAGCAGGGCCGCCGTGCGGCTCGCCACCTCGGGGTGGCCGGCCATATCGTCCACGTCGCCCTTCGCGCGCAGGCGGCGGTACTCGGCGAGGGCGTGGCGCATGATCTGGATGCTCTCGTTGACCACGGACGGGTCGGCCAGATGCGACGCCTCGGAGTAACTCACCACGTGAATGATGGGCGGGCTCGCGGGGTCGTGGGGCTCGATGTCGTCCATCAGCGCCGTCACCGCCGCGAGCTGGGCCTTGGCGCGCTCGAGGTCGTGCGAGAAGTAGTCGAGTCCGCCGCGGGGCTGAAGCAGGACGCGGAAGCGGCCGTCCTCGAGTTCGCGGGCGAGGGCGAGCAGGGCGCGGGCCTTGGCCAGGTCTTGCACGCCCCAGGTGGCCTTGGGCGTGTTGAGCATGGCCTGGAGCACCAGGGTGCGAATGCCCAGGGCCTTCGCCGTTCGGGCCGCCAGCACGGCGGCGACGACGTAGGTGACGTCGTCGGCCCCGCGGAAGGCGAAGTGGTGCGACACGTTGGGCTCGTAGGGCTTGCCGGCCGCGGCGATCACGCGCAGGGTCTCGACGTGCTGCTCGAGGTTCTGGCGCACGGGATAGGGGCCGCGCCCGTCCACTTGGCAGAACCACCAGAGCGAGAGCGCGTGCCAGGCGGTGTGGATCGTCTCCTCGTACATCCGCGCGAGGTCCGGGATGTCGCGCGTGCCGGCATAGGTGCGCACGAGCATGGGCCGGGCGGCGCGCCAGACGGCGGCGAACTCGTCGGGCGAGTTGAGCGGCACGCCGCCGCCGTTGGGGCGGCCGCCCCAGTCGTCCCCGAACGCTTCTTGTGTGAGCTGCGAGGTGCCGATGGACAACACGTCGAGCAGCCCCGCCGAGGCGAGCTGGCGGGTCCAGTCGAGGAACTGCCGCACGGCCTCGGCGCGGTCCGGCAGGTAGGGGCCCACGTGCGCCCTCACGACCGGCGGCAGCCGGCGGGCGAGGCCGTGATCCACGCGGGCCACCAGCGTGTCGGCCTCCGTGCCGAAGCCGTCGTAGCCGCTGCGGTCCACGGGGCGGACGGCCCGGTAATCGGCCTTGCGCACCAGGTCGCGGCCGAAGGCGAGGCGCGCCTCGTCGTAGGCCATGCCCTCGGCCAGCGCGTGAGGGAGGCGCGAGGCGTCCACGCCCAGGAGGCGGAGGGTCTCGGCCGGCGTCTCGTCGCCGCAGAAGGTGGCGGTGGCCTCGGGCACGGTGCGGCGCACCAGTTCGCAGGCCTGGGGCAGCCCGGCGAAGTAGAGGGCCT
Above is a genomic segment from Planctomycetota bacterium containing:
- a CDS encoding cobalamin-binding protein codes for the protein MPPAATRDDRFGLLRPALDAHTLGIAAVAQALADCGHAAESAPAAACEAAGRPGDPAAFAAIERWLRDRRITVLGFSYRLDPHDGAALFGRLVVRLKDRRLLAAQGGPLKALYFAGLPQACELVRRTVPEATATFCGDETPAETLRLLGVDASRLPHALAEGMAYDEARLAFGRDLVRKADYRAVRPVDRSGYDGFGTEADTLVARVDHGLARRLPPVVRAHVGPYLPDRAEAVRQFLDWTRQLASAGLLDVLSIGTSQLTQEAFGDDWGGRPNGGGVPLNSPDEFAAVWRAARPMLVRTYAGTRDIPDLARMYEETIHTAWHALSLWWFCQVDGRGPYPVRQNLEQHVETLRVIAAAGKPYEPNVSHHFAFRGADDVTYVVAAVLAARTAKALGIRTLVLQAMLNTPKATWGVQDLAKARALLALARELEDGRFRVLLQPRGGLDYFSHDLERAKAQLAAVTALMDDIEPHDPASPPIIHVVSYSEASHLADPSVVNESIQIMRHALAEYRRLRAKGDVDDMAGHPEVASRTAALLAESRTVLRAIEAAVSNPYTAQGLYRAFALGFLPAPYLWACRDEFREALRWPTRLVHGAVKVVDDQGEPLAADERVRRIVGAG
- the alr gene encoding alanine racemase is translated as MESYLTAEISAAALRHNLQMLRRRLAPGVKLCVAAKANAYGHGLQLVLDVLAEQADVLGVATPQEAVSLRHRGFRKPILLFFSACAYGEGAELRDALAQLVANDVWLTLTAPAEVRLVAEAARHVNARAAVHVKVDSGMGRSGVPAAQVPALAERVRAEPSLELAGLYTHFALADAADKAHTLEQLACFRRAIADCGLRMAGHRDPRAEIRNAKSPLLHAANSAALVDLPETHLEMVRPGIAVYGYQPSDEMHVRLPLQPCLRLTGRLMQVRPMPAGSRCGYGLRHTFERDSRVGLVPVGYADGYLRCLTNKTVMRVRGQLVPARGTISMDQTIVDLTDVPSAAVGDEVEIISPDPADPHSVENLARLAGTIPYEITCRLGDRVRRRLVESFASRRP
- a CDS encoding mechanosensitive ion channel family protein; the encoded protein is MTSQHKLTGRRWIPAAAKTGAAALAALGARAARAQEAAPAAATLNLSPLARGWISFGIWLAGALVASKVVHWVWDHALLPIARRTKTTLDVGILEATRGPMRWVTFLALTEMGAKMSFRGLPPVTDHPAWGLFQGALYIALVLGITGLAYGVAHAVMDWYSHDVAARTKAHVDSQFLVLFRKLAKFVFFFIAATVVFDHFGVQITGLLATAGVMSLAVAFAAQETIANMIAGFVLMIDRPFKPGDRIQFGSGQTGDVLDIGLRSTRVLSFDHTVITVPNAEIAKAQIVNFSAPDPQFKIRAPLGVAYGTDLRKAKAVLLDVLNAHPEVRREPAPPAVFFTGFGESALELMLVYWVNDYHDQFRIRDEVNMAIKDRFEAEGIEVPFPQRSLHIRSAVELPLAREARRPSADSEPAGGSQA